One genomic segment of Stigmatopora argus isolate UIUO_Sarg chromosome 18, RoL_Sarg_1.0, whole genome shotgun sequence includes these proteins:
- the plekha4 gene encoding pleckstrin homology domain-containing family A member 4 — translation MRSYYFSADTQEDMLGWVRALNQSASMETDSMHRRCSSYQDFTQIGGSSESMDLPNSPSEGAICPELRHFSRTLSEPSHLSGGRIVTSNPEQRGRRCARQRNASLSARTPSHWGPNREGDSLPIHISATNAEIGNFFTSRGQLGSRPHTPVGRVDIRPHEDAVTVSDTLYYTPVSPKIEFRSTPTTPVTERWKNGTKTSPIYGSVHRGPTGRRPCYSTGTHMDLSPFPPSSRIAHGHHSQQRSNLSSPKSEPTPIRPLASDADAVLTRLCGCDKLLQSLSVELSQLQMDKDSIQCALEVLRLQLEDWSNLGPRAHEEAVSQKVLLQEELVTIRARMCDLSVEMEVVWGQYERLESELSVFRSHLQHICNFGMPQEQSQAQRELWMMEDILTGLKLNRDHFHFLLGLQTHHVFESSGPHSGSPIEIPHSLIQNVHQEPLPVRPPLPKELLESIQNLGWSGSPYDGNYTADHIHERSKSQPALRNVKAQKNGSAYQSSTKGITADATSQSTKKMKMSEEEQMERMKRNQERMTNRKKPPLPSPAAKTKSQSLELQEEAPFPLRVTRVVTAVLPTSLVARRVSVEDPPAEMEAPLSEWVTPDVQARVPQPSKKSRPNRPTRASMDVSGGARPEGSRTDVVEPSAGLQDGCSSEIKMVEPPSTLLTLALDPKIYMTPEQREAKLRRVERIRQRVIQSAIIPVKQEGHLNDTSVKQRLASDYEHNSDTKSFRTSLNSQIPVAISQVERKQNQHVDNVKSPIRFASKSENKRYSRRAGVSTKIKRPPSPHHITSMTVYQSDEGQGFLSSKEGDKEEIREFDGNEDDDNTLSSDVKSKWFLSTSQRLEFRPLHIPEIDISTQEPSGKEVLPNCSDEGSDSTLMSSTVSQSLEKMKENHSLFYKIACDISISDTDITKNDGNSRDEHGVNDCAVRSLSDLECTEPNQKLPTDTETDKMIADTVDALRLYIEEQKYGASPQDATLESDREENAGTKTSEGRSLGQAEFRDQERTEDQDNFKTSSSSIHKDNEVSRRDSFQKTKVTVFRTSL, via the exons ATGCGCTCTTATTACTTCAGCGCTGACACTCAAGAGGATATGTTGGGTTGGGTCCGAGCTCTTAATCAGTCGGCTTCAATGGAGACTGATAGTATGCACag GCGTTGCTCAAGCTACCAGGATTTTACTCAGATAGGTGGTAGCAGTGAATCTATGGACCTCCCAAATTCCCCCTCGGAAGGGGCGATATGTCCGGAACTGAGACACTTCAGTAGAACTCTCAGTGAACCGAGTCATCTAAGCGGAGGAAGAATCGTGACATCAAACCCTGAGCAGAGAGGCAGGAGGTGTGCTCGTCAAAGGAATGCAAG TCTTTCAGCTCGAACCCCCAGCCATTGGGGTCCAAACCGGGAGGGGGATTCTCTCCCCATTCACATATCAGCAACAAATGCAGAAATCGGCAACTTTTTTACCTCCAGAGGTCAACTGGGGTCTCGACCTCACACACCGGTCGGAAGGGTTGACATTCGACCTCATGAGGACGCGGTCACAGTGTCGGACACGTTGTATTACACACCTGTCTCGCCCAAAATTGAGTTCAGATCCACTCCAACCACTCCAGTGACAGAAAGATGGAAAAATGGCACAAAG ACTTCTCCAATATACGGTTCTGTGCATCGTGGGCCCACTGGACGAAGACCG tGCTACTCTACAGGCACCCACATGGACCTCTCCCCATTCCCCCCCTCATCCAGGATTGCACATGGGCACCACTCGCAGCAACGCTCCAATTTATCG TCTCCAAAATCTGAGCCAACTCCAATCAGACCACTGGCAAGTGATGCAgat GCTGTGTTGACAAGATTGTGTGGGTGCGACAAGCTTCTGCAATCTTTGTCCGTGGAATTGTCACAACTACAAATGGACAAG GATAGCATCCAGTGCGCGCTGGAGGTATTGAGGCTCCAGCTGGAGGACTGGAGCAATCTGGGACCGCGAGCCCATGAAGAGGCTGTGAGCCAGAAGGTCTTGCTCCAGGAAGAACTGGTCACAATCCGTGCCAGAATGTGCGATTTGTCAGTG GAAATGGAGGTCGTGTGGGGTCAGTATGAGAGATTGGAAAGTGAACTATCTGTTTTTCGTTCACACCTGCAGCACATTTGCAACTTTGGGATGCCACAG GAACAGTCTCAAGCCCAAAGAGAACTATGGATGATGGAGGACATCCTCACCGGGTTAAAACTGAACAGAGATCATTTCCACTTTCTGTTGGGATTACAGACACACCATG TGTTCGAGTCCTCGGGCCCACATTCTGGTTCTCCAATAGAGATTCCTCACAGTCTAATA CAGAATGTGCATCAAGAACCACTGCCGGTCCGCCCCCCCTTACCCAAGGAGCTACTGGAAAGCATTCAAAACCTCGGTTGGAGTGGATCCCCATACGAT GGCAACTACACTGCTGATCATATCCATGAAAGAAGCAAAAGTCAGCCCGCCCTGCGGAATGTGAAAGCACAAAAGAATGGATCTG CATATCAGTCAAGCACTAAGGGGATCACGGCAGATGCGACATCACAATCAACCAAG AAGATGAAGATGAGTGAGGAGGAGCAGATGGAGAGGATGAAGAGGAACCAGGAGAGGATGACTAATAGGAAGAAACCTCCCTTACCATCTCCAGCTGCCAAGACCAAGAGTCAAAGTTTAGAACTACAAGAGGAG GCCCCCTTTCCTTTAAGGGTGACACGGGTGGTCACTGCCGTACTGCCAACCTCCCTCGTGGCCCGGCGTGTTTCCGTGGAGGATCCCCCAGCCGAGATGGAAGCCCCGCTATCCGAATGGGTCACGCCAGATGTGCAGGCACGTGTGCCGCAACCCAGCAAAAAATCAAGGCCCAACAGGCCGACTCGAGCCTCAATGGACGTAAGCGGTGGGGCTCGTCCAGAAGGGTCAAGAACTGACGTTGTGGAGCCATCAGCAGGACTACAAGATGGATGCAGCTCTGAAATCAAG ATGGTTGAACCACCCTCTACCCTGTTGACCCTTGCATTGGACCCCAAAATCTACATGACCCCCGAGCAACGTGAGGCCAAACTCAGGCGTGTTGAAAGAATACGCCAGAGAGTCATCCAAAG TGCCATTATACCTGTCAAGCAAGAGGGCCATCTCAATGACACATCAGTCAAGCAAAGACTGGCATCAG ACTATGAACATAACAGTGACACAAAGTCCTTTAGAACGTCTCTGAATTCTCAGATTCCCGTTGCAATATCTCAAGTGGAAAGGAAACAAAATCAACATGTTGACAATGTCAAGAGTCCCATAAGGTTTGCGAGCAAATCAGAGAACAAAAGGTACAGTCGCAGGGCAGGTGTTTCCACTAAAATCAAACGTCCACCATCGCCACATCACATTACATCTATGACAGTCTACCAGAGTGATGAAGGTCAGGGCTTTCTTAGCAGCAAAGAGGGGGACAAGGAAGAGATTCGTGAATTTGATGGTAATGAAGATGATGACAATACGCTATCTTCCGACGTGAAATCCAAGTGGTTCCTCTCCACTAGCCAGCGTCTGGAATTCCGCCCTTTGCACATCCCTGAAATTGACATTAGCACCCAGGAGCCATCGGGCAAGGAGGTCCTCCCGAATTGTTCTGATGAAGGGAGCGATTCCACACTGATGTCATCCACAGTCAGTCAGAGTTtggagaaaatgaaagaaaaccaCTCGTTGTTCTATAAGATCGCTTGCGACATCAGCATCTCCGACACGGATATAACCAAGAATGACGGTAATTCCAGAGACGAGCATGGCGTGAACGATTGTGCGGTCAGAAGCTTATCCGATCTCGAGTGCACGGAGCCCAATCAAAAGCTGCCAACAGATACAGAGACAGACAAAATGATAGCTGACACAGTAGATGCACTCAGGTTGTACATTGAAGAACAAAAATACGGAGCGTCACCTCAAGATGCGACTTTGGAATCTGATCGAGAAGAGAACGCCGGGACCAAAACGTCTGAGGGAAGGAGTTTGGGCCAAGCTGAATTCAGGGATCAAGAAAGAACAGAAGACCAGGATAACTTCAAGACTTCATCCAGTTCCATTCACAAGGACAACGAGGTTAGTCGGAGGGACTCCTTCCAAAAGACTAAAGTGACAGTTTTCAGGACCAGTTTGTGA